Proteins co-encoded in one Populus trichocarpa isolate Nisqually-1 chromosome 10, P.trichocarpa_v4.1, whole genome shotgun sequence genomic window:
- the LOC112328871 gene encoding stemmadenine O-acetyltransferase, producing the protein MKIEIEVISNEIIKPSSPTPDHLRHYQLSFLDQISPPTYNPLLLFYPADGDVKINNIEKPNQLKQSLSEVLNLYYPLAGRIKDNLFVECNDEGIPFFQAEVKCRLPQVVENPEPSELNKLIPFALDDAEELPLGIQYNIFECGGIVIGLCISHKVGDASSLFTFIKYWAATARGEADHISRPEFISATLFPPINISGFKPATGITKEDVVTKRFVFRSSSIELLKEKCSPASGSLENQRPPSRVEALSVFIWQRFTAATKVESRPERIYSMVHAVNLRSRTEPPLPEYSFGNYYRIAFTIPSIDTGEENYNLVSQIRDSIGKVDKEYVKKLQKGSEHLGFMKEQAARFLRGEVVSLNFTSLCRFPLYEADFGWAKPIWVGSPSLTFKNLVVFMDTASGDGIEALVHLKEEDMAKFQEDEELLQYIVPTKC; encoded by the coding sequence ATGAAGATTGAAATTGAAGTAATCTCCAACGAGATCATCAAGCCATCTTCTCCAACCCCAGATCACCTTCGCCATTACCAGCTCTCCTTTCTTGATCAAATCTCTCCCCCAACCTATAACCCTTTGCTCCTCTTCTATCCAGCAGACGGTGATGTCAAGATCAACAACATAGAGAAACCTAACCAGCTCAAGCAATCCTTGTCTGAGGTCTTAAACCTTTACTATCCCTTAGCCGGACGTATTAAGGACAACCTTTTCGTAGAGTGCAACGATGAGGGCATTCCATTTTTCCAGGCAGAAGTCAAGTGCCGACTTCCACAAGTTGTTGAGAATCCAGAACCTAGTGAACTCAACAAGTTGATCCCATTTGCACTAGATGATGCTGAAGAACTGCCTCTAGGCATCCAGTACAACATCTTTGAGTGTGGTGGAATTGTTATTGGTCTGTGCATCTCACACAAAGTTGGAGATGCATCATCACTGTTCACGTTTATCAAATATTGGGCTGCCACTGCTCGTGGAGAAGCAGATCACATATCAAGACCAGAGTTTATCTCTGCAACTCTCTTCCCACCTATCAACATATCAGGGTTTAAACCAGCCACTGGTATCACTAAAGAAGATGTTGTGACAAAAAGGTTCGTGTTCCGCTCCTCTTCAATAGAGCTGCTAAAAGAAAAATGCAGTCCTGCAAGTGGAAGCTTGGAAAATCAGCGACCACCATCACGTGTTGAGGCCTTGTCAGTATTCATATGGCAACGCTTCACAGCTGCCACTAAAGTAGAATCAAGACCTGAAAGAATTTACTCCATGGTTCATGCAGTGAACCTGCGCTCGAGGACGGAACCTCCGCTCCCAGAATACTCCTTCGGAAACTACTATCGGATTGCATTCACAATTCCATCCATTGATACTGGCGAGGAAAACTACAATCTTGTTAGTCAGATCAGAGACTCAATTGGTAAAGTTGACAAAGAATACGTGAAGAAACTTCAAAAGGGCAGTGAGCACTTGGGCTTCATGAAAGAACAAGCTGCAAGATTTCTCAGAGGTGAGGTGGTTTCTTTGAACTTCACAAGCTTGTGCAGGTTTCCTTTGTATGAAGCTGATTTTGGGTGGGCGAAACCTATATGGGTAGGCTCTCCAAGTCTCACCTTCAAGAACCTAGTTGTTTTCATGGACACTGCATCAGGTGATGGAATAGAAGCACTTGTGCACTTGAAGGAGGAAGACATGGCCAAATTCCAAGAGGATGAGGAGTTGCTTCAGTATATTGTACCAACCAAATGTTAA